ACAGTCATACCGGCGCTTCCTCGACAACCGCGGAACGCGGATCGACCTGCGCCGCGCCCTTCGGCAGGCTCTCCGGCGCGACGGTGAAGTTTTCGATCTGCCCAAGACCCGGCGCAAGACGAAGCAGCGCCGCATCCTGCTGCTGATCGATGTGTCCGGGTCGATGAAAGACCAGAGCGATAGCGCGCTCCGGTTTGCCCATGCACTGGTCCAGTCGGCGGACAGTGTCGAGGTCTTCAGCCTGGGCACACGGCTGACGCGTATCACGGCGCCGCTCCGGATCAAGGACGCAGACCGTGCGCTGGACGGTGTCGGGGCGGCGGTTGCCGATTTCGATGGCGGCACGCGCATCGGCGAGGCGCTGGCAGCCTTTCTGGCTGTGCCGCGCTTTGCGGCCTATGCGCGCGGGGCGGCCACGCTTGTCCTCTCCGACGGCCTTGAGCGCGGCTCTCCAGAGGCGCTGATTGCGGCGGTCCAGCGGTTGTCGCGTGTGTCCTGGCGGCTTGACTGGCTGTCGCCGCTCGCCGCCGATCCGTTCTATGAGCCGCGGACGGAAGCCCTGTCGGCCTGTCTTCCCTATCTCGATGCGCTCGTGCCCGGCGACCGGATCGACGCCATGTGCACCCACGTTCTGTCCCTCGCGAGGCCCGCATGATCGACGCTCACCATCATATCTGGCTTCAGAAAGATCTGCCCTGGCTCCTGGGCCCTGAACAGCCGCGCATCTTCGGCCCCTACGCCGCCATCAAGAGGAACTATCTGATCGGCGAATTCCTGGCCGACCTCAAAGGAATCGGGATCGAAAAGTCGGTCTACGTCCAGGCCAACTGGGCGCCGAACTGGTTCGAGGACGAGGTCGCCTGGGTTCAGTCCGTGGCCGATCAGTCCGGCTGGCCGCACGGGATCGTCGGTTTCGCCGACTTCACGGTGGACGATGTGCGCCCGCAGCTGGACAGGCTGAAGAAGTACCCGCTGATGCGCGGGATCCGCCAGCAGCTGCACTGGCATGAAAATCCGCTCTACCGGTTCGCGCCGCATCCCGGTCTCCCGGCAGATCCGCTTGTGCGCAGGAACATCGCCCATCTTGCCGACTACGGCTGGTCGTTTGACCTTCAGGTCTTTGCGTCGCAGATGGAAGACGCCGCCGGTCTTGCCGAGAGCTGCCCGGATGTCCCCTTCATCCTGATGCACGCGGGCATGCTGGAAGATACGTCACCTGAAGGCGTCAAGGCCTGGCGCAAGGGCATGCGCAGGCTCGCGGCATGTCCGAACGTTTTCACCAAGCTGTCGGCCTTCGGCACGTTCATTCACAAGAACGACCCGGACTTCATCGCCTTCATGATCAAGCAGAGCCTGGACCTCTTTGGAGCCGAGCGCTGCATGTTCGGGTCGAATTTTCCGATCGAAAAACTCTGGACCACCTATGCGGATCTCTTTGCGGCCTTCCGGCAAGGCGCGAAGGGACTTTCGAAGAGCAAACAGCAAGCGATTTTTCACGACACGGCTGAACGGATCTACCGGCTCTAGCCTGACTGCCTTTCATCTACGGGAGAAACACAAATGGCCCTTACCATCCATGTTCTGGACTACGGAGACATCGAGCTCGAGACTTCCTTTCTCGTGCTCGGCCACGAATGCGGCCGCATCCGGCGGGTTCCGGTCTACGGCTTCCTGATCCTCGGCGGCACGCATCCCGTTCTGGTCGATACCGGCTATCGCGACAACGCGATCATGGAAAGCCTTGGCATGCGCGGCCTGCAGTTCCACGACAACTTGATCGAGAACCAGCTTGCCAAGCACGGGCTGAAACTCGGCGACATCCGCTACATCCTGCACACGCACCTGCATATCGACCATGCCGGCAAGGACGACAAGTTCCCGATGAACACCACGGTTGTCCTGAACCGCAAGGAGATGGAGTTCTCGGTCTCCGGCATCATGTATCCGCAATACCCGAAGCCGGACATCATGCACCTGGTCGAACGGATCTATGAACCGGAGGCCATGCGCTTCCTCGATCTGGAAATCACCGGCGCGGAGGAGATCATTCCGGGCGTGTGGTGCGAGGCGGCAGGTGCGCATACCGAGGGGTCCATGAACGTGATCGTGGAAACGGCGGAAGGCCTGGCCTGCATCTGCGGCGACGTCATCTACGATTTCAACGACCAGATCGTCAATCACGTCCACACCAACAACTGGATGGAGCCGCGTGTCACCGGCAACCACGCCGGTTCCAAACGTGAGGAAAAGGGTGCGATCAAGAAGCTCCTCAACAATTACACCTTCCTGCTGCCCGTCCATGACCGTCCGGCGAAGATCCAGAACCAGCAGGTTGTCGGACGCCTGTCCATGACCGTTCCCGGTCCGATGACGGAGACCGTCCCCGAGCGGCAATGGTTCCCGATGTAGCAGATGCAATCGCGGGAAGCCTTTGCTTCTCCGGCAAGAAAAGACTGGGAGGGATCTGTGGGACATACCGTCGTCGACCCGAAATTCTTGGACCTGATGGACCAGCACGCCGCTGTTGAACGGATCGGCACCGGTTTCGTTTTCACCGAAGGGCCAATCTGGCATCCGTTGGAGCATCATCTCCTGTTCTCCGACATGCCCGGCGATGTCCGGCGCAAGTGGACGCGGCAGGAGGGGGTGAGCGAATATCTGCGCCCGTCGAACAAGGGCAACGGCATGACCTACGACGCGGAGCTGAACCTCCTCGTCTGTGAACACGCCACGAGTTCGGTGGTCAGGTTCCGGCCGGACGGATCGCGGGAACTGCTGGCTTCGCATTACGAGGGCAGGGAACTCAACTCCCCGAACGACATCGTCGTCAGGTCCGACGGGGCGGTCTTCTTCACTGACCCGACCTATGGCCGCATGGAGCATTTCGGCGTACCGAGGGCTCTCCAGCAGGGCTTTCAGGGGGTCTACATGCTGCCTCCCGGCCACAGGCCGGGCGACGAGGCGGTTCTCGTGTCCGACCGCTACATGTTCACCCAGCCGAACGGGCTCTGCTTTTCGCCGTGCGAACGCTGGATGTGGGTGAACGATACCGAGCAGGCGAACATCCGCATGTTCGATGTCGGCGAGGACGGCAGGCTCAGGAACGGGCGCATCTTTGCCTCAGGCATCAAGGATGCGGTCAAGGCTGGGGTTCCGGACGGCATGAAGGCCGATGCCAACGGCAATGTCTGGGTGACGGCGCCCGGCGGGGTCTGGGTCTATTCGTTTGAGGGGCTCCTGATCGGCAAGGTCGAGGTCCCGGAAATGGTCGCCAACCTGCATTGGGGCGGCGAGGACTGGCAGACCCTTTTCATGTGTGCCTGCACGTCCGTCTACACCGTCAAGACGAAGGTACGGCCGCGGCCGGAGCCCTTCATGTCGGCGAAACCGGGAAGCCGTTCGCTGGCCGGCGAGCCACCCGTTGCCGCCGGTTCTGCCGGCATGTCTTCCAAGGGGCTGCAGCTGTCCGAATGCCCCGCGCTCGACCCGAAGAAAACCGCGCTCCTGATCCAGGATCTGCAAAACGACGTCATGATCGACGGAGGCGCTTTCGAGGGCACGGGGTCGCCCCAGCATGCACGCGAACAGAATGTGGTCGCCAACGCGATTGCGCTTGCCGATGCGGCCCGGCGGCAGGGAATACCCGTCATTCACATCTGGATGGTGTGCGAACCCGGTCATCCGCTGCTGGCGCAGCACGCGCCGCTGTTTCAGGGGCTCAAGGGCGAAAACGCCCTGGTGCGGGGGACGTGGGGCGTTGCGCCGGTGCCGGGGCTGGAACCGAAGCCGGGCGATCTGGTCTGCGAGAAGATGTCCATGAGCGGCTGGGAGACGTCACGGCTTGAAAGCTACCTGCGCCACGCGGGCATCGACACGATCATCAACACGGGCTCGTGGACCAACATGAGTGTGGAACACACGGCGCGTACGGCCGCGGACAAGGGCTTCAGGGTGGTTGTGCCGGAAGATGCCTGCTCTACAATGAACGCCGACTGGCACCGTGCGTCGATCAATTACGCCATGCAGAATGTGGCCCATGTCACGTCGGTTGCCTCGGTCATGTCCGCGCTTGGATAGGAGGCATTGAATGAGCAGGATCGCGATCGTAACCGGAGGTGCGCAGGGCATCGGCTTTGCCTGTGCGAAGAGACTGAAGACCGACGGTGCGCGTCTTGTTCTGTGGGATATGGATGAGGAGGTTCTGGCGGCGGCCGCCGATGAACTCGATGCGACGGCCATCAAGGTGGACCTGTCCGACTGGAACGCGGTTTCCGAAGCCCATGAGCGCACCAAGTCGCTTGTCGGCAGCGCCGCCATCGTCGTCAATTCGGCCGGGATCGCCGGACCCAACGCGCCCGTTGAAGACTATCCCGTCGCCGACTGGGCGCGCATCATGGAGATCAATACCAACGGATCGTTCCATGTGCTCAAGGCGGTTCTTCCCGACATGAAGAAGGACAATTACGGCCGTGTCGTCCTGATCGCTTCCGTCGCCGGCAAGGAGGGCAACCCGAACGCCTCGGCCTATAGTGCCTCGAAGGCGGCCGTCATGGCGCTCGCCAAGAGTGCGGGCAAGGAATGCGCGGGTTTCGACATTGCCATCAACGCCGTGACGCCTGCTGCTGCGCGCACGCGCATCTTCGATCAGATGAGCCAGGAGCACATCGACTACATGCTGTCGAAGATCCCGAGAAACCGGTTTCTCGAAGTCTCCGAGGCCGCGGACATGATCGCCTGGCTGTGCAGCCCGGAAAACAGCTTCACCACCGGCGCGGTCTTCGACCTGTCCGGCGGCCGGGCGACCTACTGAAGCGTCAGGCAAAGCCGGATGAGGTGGGTGCGTGTGAAGCGAGAACTGCTGCCATGGCACCTTTCCTTTGCGATGTTCACCGGTATTCCAAGGCGCAATTGCCGCTTCAGGAGAGCGCGGCTTGTATTCTTCCCCTATCCTTGCCGTGAACCTGCTTTTTTCCGCCGCAGATCCACTTGCCAGCTGTTGTCGTCTGCATCATGAGTATTGAATAGAATTCGTCGCGGGTGGTGACGAGGCTCAAAATGTGGGACGCAGTCACCATACTTGTTTGTCTCTGGACCTGCGCAACTTCAGTTGCGTTCCAGGCCGCCGCAGGACTGTATCCACGGATGTGAGAGCCGCGGCGCATGGCATCGTCCGCGATAAAGGCCTCTTTTACCGTGGTATTTGGCGGCATGTTCCCCGCCGCCACCGAAGACGTGCCAATGTGGCCGACGCGCCTGTTTCCGCTTGTTCCGATCCAGGAGCAGATCCAGCAGCCGCTCATGAAGCCTGTCAGCACGTCGGTATTGGTGGAACGCACGTAGGCCGTTCGTCCAACGACGTAGTTGAGCCAGCGATGTCGTATCGTCGCGCCTATCACGATACCCAACGCCGAAGGCCGTGCCGCGCCGTTATATAGACTTGGGTGATACCCCGTATACGTGAGCGCTGGAGCATGGTCGGTGCCGGACCGAACGATGTCACCGTCCCAGGGGTCTCTCTCGATAGGCTTTGGCGGGTTCCAGGTGTAAGTAAAACCTGTTTCAAAATAGCGCTCGATCACGTCTCGGCCCCCTTGGCGATACCCCTCGTGCCGCATCTGTCTAAATACGACCTATAGTAACCTTAGAGGATCTTTCGTGAGAAGTAACGGGTTACGTAGATGCGTGGGTGGAACATGTATGGGTGACACCCATGAACCAGGCGGCGTCCGCGGTTGCCGCAGTCGGACGAGGAGGGTCCCGCGTCGTGAGCATGTGTGCACTTGCTTGGTGAACGAAGGTCACCTTTGAACATCGCCAGAACCTGAGGACGTTAAGAAACCCGACGAAGTTGGGAAAACACCAGAGTTTGTCGGGAAACGATGGTGCTGCCGGAGAGATTTGAACTCTCGACCTCTCCCTTACCAAGGGAGTGCTCTACCCCTGAGCTACGGCAGCGTTTGGGCCTGTTTGAAAGTGCCCGGCGTCGGATCGGCTTTTGAGAAAGCATCGGGTTCGGACGCAAGTCGCTGTCCCGGCCAGCGGTGCCGCCCGGAATGAGGGCGCTTTTGCCACAAGAGCACCGGGGACGCAAGCTGTGTTTTCGTTTTTTTTGGTGGACACTTGTGGAGTTTCTGAGGAAGCTTCGCAAGCCTTTGCCGGAGCTTGATCTTGGTCCGGATATGGGCTGAAAGACCGGTATTGAAACAAGGTGTGCGGGACATCCGGCGGAGCAGCGGAAATTGCATGCGGGCTGGTCGCTGCAGGGGACGGCACCAGGCGCCCGAAACCGGCAACGAAAGGGATTGCGAGCCCGAACATGAGCAGGAAAGACGATAAGGGTCAGACGCTTGAGGGGCAGCCGGCAGGGGGCGGCGACAGCGCGGCAGAGCCGGGCAAGGCCAAGGCTGCTCTGTCCAAGGAAGAGCGTCTCGCGGAAGCCTTGCGGGCAAATCTGCGCCGCAGGAAGACGGCTGCAAAATCGCGCAAGAACGACTGAGAATTCCGGGCAAAACCGGAGTGAGGTTTGTGCCTGCCATGAAATGGCCCGACGACGGACGTAGCGCTGCCTTGCGCGGGCCGCAACTTGTGTGTAGACCGCAAGTCTGTTGTGCATGTCTTCAAATGGGACGGTCGTTGTGATGAGCGGCCGGATGCGGGGTTTCAGATGGATAGCATCAAGGTCGTCGGCGGCGCCGAGCTGAACGGTATCATTCCGATCTCGGGAGCAAAGAATGCAACGCTGCCCCTGATGATCGCCTCGCTGCTGACGGACGAAACACTGACGCTGTCCAATGTTCCGCGGCTGCGCGACGTGGCGCAACTCATGCAGATCCTCTCCAATCACGGGGTCGACTATTCCGTCAACGGCAAGCGCAGCGGTCAGAACGATCTCGCCGGCCAGACCCTGAACCTGACAGCCAGAGAAATCGTCGACACGACCGCTCCTTATGAACTTGTCTCGAAAATGCGGGCAAGCTTCTGGGTGATTGGTCCGCTGGTCGCGCGCATGCGCGAGGCGCGGGTGTCGCTGCCGGGCGGCTGTGCCATCGGCACGCGACCGGTCGACTTCTTCATTGACGGGCTGGCAGCGCTTGGCGCCGACATCGAGATCGAGGGCGGCTATGTGGTCGTCAGTGCACCGGGAGGCCTCAAAGGCGCCCGTGTCGAGTTCCCGAAGGTGTCCGTGGGCGCGACCCACACGATCATGATGGCGGCGACGCTCGCTGCCGGCGAGACGGAACTGGTCAACGCCGCCCGCGAGCCCGAAGTGGTCGATCTTGCCAATTGCCTGAAGGCCATGGGCGCGAAGATCGAGGGTGCGGGAACATCCACCATCCGGATTCAGGGCGTTCCCCGGCTTCACG
This region of uncultured Roseibium sp. genomic DNA includes:
- a CDS encoding VWA domain-containing protein — its product is MTLPRASRPFVEFPAILRAHGFAVAPDQTIDFLQSISLLGPRDMADIRRAALATLAIPRERHAEFDALFQAFFLGQALAAPIEDEDGEEGVEAFEPSSETIEIDQEEGEEEPGELATSTELLGRRQFPAIADPDALRDLARRAGKELPRRQSYRRFLDNRGTRIDLRRALRQALRRDGEVFDLPKTRRKTKQRRILLLIDVSGSMKDQSDSALRFAHALVQSADSVEVFSLGTRLTRITAPLRIKDADRALDGVGAAVADFDGGTRIGEALAAFLAVPRFAAYARGAATLVLSDGLERGSPEALIAAVQRLSRVSWRLDWLSPLAADPFYEPRTEALSACLPYLDALVPGDRIDAMCTHVLSLARPA
- a CDS encoding amidohydrolase family protein, coding for MIDAHHHIWLQKDLPWLLGPEQPRIFGPYAAIKRNYLIGEFLADLKGIGIEKSVYVQANWAPNWFEDEVAWVQSVADQSGWPHGIVGFADFTVDDVRPQLDRLKKYPLMRGIRQQLHWHENPLYRFAPHPGLPADPLVRRNIAHLADYGWSFDLQVFASQMEDAAGLAESCPDVPFILMHAGMLEDTSPEGVKAWRKGMRRLAACPNVFTKLSAFGTFIHKNDPDFIAFMIKQSLDLFGAERCMFGSNFPIEKLWTTYADLFAAFRQGAKGLSKSKQQAIFHDTAERIYRL
- a CDS encoding N-acyl homoserine lactonase family protein — translated: MALTIHVLDYGDIELETSFLVLGHECGRIRRVPVYGFLILGGTHPVLVDTGYRDNAIMESLGMRGLQFHDNLIENQLAKHGLKLGDIRYILHTHLHIDHAGKDDKFPMNTTVVLNRKEMEFSVSGIMYPQYPKPDIMHLVERIYEPEAMRFLDLEITGAEEIIPGVWCEAAGAHTEGSMNVIVETAEGLACICGDVIYDFNDQIVNHVHTNNWMEPRVTGNHAGSKREEKGAIKKLLNNYTFLLPVHDRPAKIQNQQVVGRLSMTVPGPMTETVPERQWFPM
- a CDS encoding isochorismatase family protein, which produces MDQHAAVERIGTGFVFTEGPIWHPLEHHLLFSDMPGDVRRKWTRQEGVSEYLRPSNKGNGMTYDAELNLLVCEHATSSVVRFRPDGSRELLASHYEGRELNSPNDIVVRSDGAVFFTDPTYGRMEHFGVPRALQQGFQGVYMLPPGHRPGDEAVLVSDRYMFTQPNGLCFSPCERWMWVNDTEQANIRMFDVGEDGRLRNGRIFASGIKDAVKAGVPDGMKADANGNVWVTAPGGVWVYSFEGLLIGKVEVPEMVANLHWGGEDWQTLFMCACTSVYTVKTKVRPRPEPFMSAKPGSRSLAGEPPVAAGSAGMSSKGLQLSECPALDPKKTALLIQDLQNDVMIDGGAFEGTGSPQHAREQNVVANAIALADAARRQGIPVIHIWMVCEPGHPLLAQHAPLFQGLKGENALVRGTWGVAPVPGLEPKPGDLVCEKMSMSGWETSRLESYLRHAGIDTIINTGSWTNMSVEHTARTAADKGFRVVVPEDACSTMNADWHRASINYAMQNVAHVTSVASVMSALG
- a CDS encoding SDR family oxidoreductase, whose product is MSRIAIVTGGAQGIGFACAKRLKTDGARLVLWDMDEEVLAAAADELDATAIKVDLSDWNAVSEAHERTKSLVGSAAIVVNSAGIAGPNAPVEDYPVADWARIMEINTNGSFHVLKAVLPDMKKDNYGRVVLIASVAGKEGNPNASAYSASKAAVMALAKSAGKECAGFDIAINAVTPAAARTRIFDQMSQEHIDYMLSKIPRNRFLEVSEAADMIAWLCSPENSFTTGAVFDLSGGRATY
- the murA gene encoding UDP-N-acetylglucosamine 1-carboxyvinyltransferase — translated: MDSIKVVGGAELNGIIPISGAKNATLPLMIASLLTDETLTLSNVPRLRDVAQLMQILSNHGVDYSVNGKRSGQNDLAGQTLNLTAREIVDTTAPYELVSKMRASFWVIGPLVARMREARVSLPGGCAIGTRPVDFFIDGLAALGADIEIEGGYVVVSAPGGLKGARVEFPKVSVGATHTIMMAATLAAGETELVNAAREPEVVDLANCLKAMGAKIEGAGTSTIRIQGVPRLHGAHHAVVPDRIETGTYAMAVAMTGGDVLLQGARSDLLESALDTLRQAGADITQTDEGLKVYRNGNGIQPVDVTTEPFPGFPTDLQAQFMALMTKAGGKSRVTETIFENRFMHVQELARLGAQIQVDGRTATIDGVSELRGAPVMATDLRASVSLVIAGLAAEGETTVNRVYHLDRGFERLEDKLTRCGAQIERISG